A DNA window from Labrus mixtus chromosome 4, fLabMix1.1, whole genome shotgun sequence contains the following coding sequences:
- the gins3 gene encoding DNA replication complex GINS protein PSF3 has translation MDTQSYLSVQPGVGMEENFLSLDDILLSHEKLPIRTECTFPRLGFLEKSSDSQDITEGTKMELPVWLSKGLYEKKRRVLSVETPKVYREGWRTVFNADPNVVNLHKMGPYYYGLGSQMLHFDSPENPEIAQTLLQTFIGRFRRIMDSSQNAYNEDTSVLVEHLDCLEKTLFRSGQSGLNGFQSWEKGQASQLTASSLVLNYRKRKMTDAQP, from the exons ATGGATACACAATCATATCTATCGGTACAGCCTGGTGTCGGGATGGAGGAGAACTTCCTTTCTCTTGACGATATTTTGCTCTCTCATGAGAAACTTCCTATTCGGACAGAGTGCACTTTTCCCCGGCTGGGATTCCTGGAGAAATCGAGCGACTCGCAGGACATAACAGAG GGTACAAAGATGGAACTCCCTGTGTGGTTATCAAAAGGTCTGTACGAGAAGAAGAGACGGGTGCTGTCAGTTGAGACTCCGAAGGTGTACAGGGAAGGCTGGAGGACTGTTTTCAATGCTGATCCCAACGTGGTGAACCTTCATAAGATGGGGCCCTACTACTACGGCCTGGGATCCCAGATGCTGCACTTTGACAGCCCGGAGAATCCAGAGATTGCACAGACACTGctgcag ACATTCATAGGTCGCTTCAGACGGATCATGGACTCCTCCCAGAATGCCTACAATGAGGACACGTCGGTGCTAGTTGAGCACCTGGACTGTCTGGAGAAGACTCTGTTCAGGTCCGGGCAGAGCGGCCTGAACGGCTTCCAGAGCTGGGAGAAGGGCCAGGCCTCCCAACTCACCGCCTCCAGTCTGGTTCTCAACTACCGCAAGAGGAAGATGACTGATGCTCAGCCCTGA